A window of Phyllobacterium sp. T1293 contains these coding sequences:
- a CDS encoding extensin family protein yields the protein MTLFSQQQRCSTLVLLSLTACFATTALISTADMAEARQRRHSTANRPVLPVVPPVPQTKPGSEAAPEAPRPEEKPAEDIQKADPETTPVPEQKPAPEAKPAEKPDVKPAEQLGPNPPPDGKAADKNDTKSDDEDTAEKSDPATSPDRVYQNACPALMNGDVQGEIIPPLSEGMCGERSPLKITAIGKDKPVKFAAPITTNCTMAGTLAGWIGDVEQAAQKSFGAGIESISTGSDYQCRKVNNGHKGRVSEHAFANALDIMSFKFTNGKATELGSGWKGSPEEQEFWRSVQKTSCEKFMTVIGPDGDAAHQGNLHLDLGCHGKACKARICE from the coding sequence ATGACCCTATTCTCGCAGCAACAGCGCTGTTCGACACTCGTCCTTTTATCCCTCACAGCATGTTTTGCAACAACGGCTTTGATCAGCACTGCCGATATGGCCGAAGCGCGCCAGAGACGGCACTCCACGGCAAACCGACCCGTACTGCCGGTTGTACCGCCAGTCCCGCAAACCAAACCAGGCAGTGAAGCCGCACCGGAAGCGCCCAGGCCCGAGGAAAAGCCCGCAGAGGATATTCAGAAGGCCGATCCGGAAACAACGCCGGTTCCCGAGCAGAAACCTGCGCCCGAAGCCAAACCGGCGGAGAAACCTGATGTGAAGCCCGCAGAACAGCTCGGACCCAATCCTCCCCCTGACGGAAAAGCCGCCGATAAGAATGATACGAAGTCCGATGATGAAGACACGGCTGAGAAATCCGATCCGGCCACTTCTCCCGATCGTGTTTATCAAAACGCCTGTCCGGCGCTGATGAACGGCGATGTTCAGGGCGAAATCATTCCGCCATTGTCCGAAGGCATGTGCGGTGAGCGCTCGCCGCTCAAAATTACCGCCATCGGCAAGGACAAGCCGGTGAAATTTGCTGCGCCCATCACCACGAACTGCACCATGGCGGGAACACTTGCCGGATGGATCGGCGACGTGGAACAGGCAGCGCAAAAATCATTTGGTGCGGGGATTGAGAGTATTTCCACGGGTTCCGACTATCAGTGCCGCAAGGTCAATAATGGCCATAAGGGCCGCGTATCGGAACACGCCTTTGCCAATGCACTCGATATCATGTCGTTCAAGTTCACCAACGGCAAAGCCACGGAACTTGGTTCCGGCTGGAAAGGATCACCGGAAGAACAGGAATTCTGGCGGTCGGTGCAAAAAACCAGCTGCGAGAAATTCATGACCGTGATTGGCCCCGATGGTGATGCCGCCCATCAGGGCAATCTGCATCTGGATCTCGGCTGCCACGGTAAGGCGTGCAAAGCGCGCATCTGTGAATGA
- the rpsD gene encoding 30S ribosomal protein S4, whose product MSKRESSKYKIDRRLGENIWGRPKSPVNRREYGPGQHGQRRKSKLSDFGVQLRAKQKLKGFYGDISEKQFRKTYEEASRRKGDTGEQLIGLLESRLDAVVYRAKFVATIFAARQFVNHGHVNVNGRRVNIQSYICKAGDVIEVREKSKQLAFVLEASQLAERDVPEYLEVDHNKMVAKYSRVPAFSDVPYAVQMEPNLVVEFYSR is encoded by the coding sequence ATGAGCAAGCGCGAATCGTCCAAGTATAAAATTGATCGCCGTCTTGGCGAAAACATCTGGGGCCGTCCAAAATCCCCGGTTAACCGTCGTGAATATGGTCCCGGCCAGCATGGTCAGCGCCGTAAGAGCAAGCTTTCCGATTTCGGCGTACAGCTGCGCGCCAAGCAGAAGCTCAAGGGCTTCTACGGCGACATCTCGGAAAAGCAGTTCCGCAAGACCTATGAAGAAGCTTCCCGTCGTAAGGGCGATACCGGCGAACAGCTGATCGGCCTGCTCGAGTCGCGTCTGGATGCAGTGGTGTACCGCGCCAAGTTCGTTGCGACGATCTTTGCTGCGCGCCAGTTCGTCAACCACGGTCACGTCAACGTCAACGGCCGCCGCGTCAACATTCAGTCCTACATCTGCAAGGCAGGTGACGTGATTGAAGTGCGCGAAAAGTCAAAGCAGCTCGCTTTCGTTCTCGAAGCCAGCCAGCTTGCTGAACGTGATGTTCCTGAATATCTCGAAGTTGACCACAACAAGATGGTTGCCAAGTACTCACGCGTTCCGGCCTTCTCCGATGTGCCATACGCTGTACAGATGGAACCAAATCTGGTTGTCGAATTCTATTCGCGTTAA
- a CDS encoding glutaminase: MTDLQDVVDSVYQDLASRIGEGKLADYIPELATVDPKQFGLALCTVDGQVHTAGDADTSFSIQSISKVFTLTLALGKIGDGLWKRVGREPSGNAFNSIVQLEQEKGKPRNPFINAGAIAVADVVLAGHLPKEAIGEIVQFIRHLADDETIAIDHNVARSETNTGYRNVALANFMRSFGNLNHPAEHVLGVYFHHCAIAMSCRQLAHAGLYLASAGRNPLSGGSVVSSSRARRINALMLMCGHYDGSGDFAYRVGLPGKSGVGGGILAIAPGRASIAAWSPGLNENGNSLLGSAALELLAQRTGWSVFGQ, encoded by the coding sequence ATGACCGATCTTCAGGATGTCGTCGACAGTGTCTATCAGGATCTTGCCAGCCGTATCGGCGAGGGCAAGCTGGCTGATTATATTCCCGAACTTGCCACGGTTGATCCGAAGCAGTTCGGACTGGCGCTTTGCACCGTCGATGGTCAGGTGCATACAGCCGGTGACGCCGACACATCATTCTCCATCCAGAGCATTTCCAAGGTTTTCACCCTGACGCTGGCGCTCGGCAAGATCGGCGACGGGTTGTGGAAGCGTGTCGGGCGCGAGCCTTCTGGCAATGCGTTTAATTCGATTGTTCAGCTCGAACAGGAGAAGGGCAAGCCGCGCAATCCCTTCATCAATGCGGGGGCAATTGCTGTCGCCGATGTGGTACTGGCCGGGCATCTGCCGAAAGAGGCAATCGGCGAGATCGTTCAGTTCATCCGGCATCTTGCCGATGATGAGACCATTGCCATTGATCACAATGTGGCACGATCTGAAACCAATACTGGCTACAGGAATGTGGCGCTTGCCAATTTCATGCGGTCCTTTGGCAATCTCAATCATCCGGCCGAACATGTGCTTGGCGTTTATTTTCACCATTGCGCCATTGCCATGTCCTGCCGGCAACTGGCCCATGCGGGGCTTTATCTGGCCTCCGCAGGCCGTAATCCGCTCAGTGGCGGCAGTGTGGTGTCCTCAAGCCGGGCACGGCGTATCAACGCACTGATGCTGATGTGCGGGCATTATGATGGCTCGGGCGATTTTGCCTATCGGGTTGGTCTGCCGGGGAAAAGCGGTGTTGGCGGGGGTATTCTGGCGATCGCACCGGGCAGGGCCTCCATTGCCGCGTGGTCGCCGGGGCTGAATGAGAATGGCAATTCGCTGCTCGGTTCTGCCGCCTTGGAGCTTCTGGCGCAACGGACGGGCTGGTCGGTGTTCGGGCAGTAG
- the ttcA gene encoding tRNA 2-thiocytidine(32) synthetase TtcA, which produces MTIHDQDLADAAGCHPMFLGVPSNVEFNKLRKRLLRNTRQALDDFGMVRPGERWLIGLSGGKDSYALLALLLDLKWRGMLPVDLLACNLDQGQPNFPKHILPEFLKKNGIEHRIEYKDTYSIVTDKVQENQTYCSLCSRLRRGHLYRVAREEGCSALVLGHHREDILETFFMNLFHGGRLAAMPPKLLNDEGDVMVLRPLSYCAEDDLEKFAAAMQFPIIPCDLCGSQDGLQRNMMKAMLTDIEKRMPGRKEIMIRALANTRPSHLLDRNIFDFAGLVTSGAEASAV; this is translated from the coding sequence ATGACCATTCATGATCAGGATCTGGCGGATGCGGCGGGTTGCCACCCGATGTTTCTCGGGGTGCCGTCCAATGTCGAATTCAACAAGCTGCGCAAGCGGCTTTTGCGCAATACGCGTCAGGCGCTGGATGATTTCGGCATGGTCAGGCCGGGCGAGCGCTGGTTGATCGGACTGTCAGGCGGCAAGGACTCTTATGCCCTGCTGGCATTGCTGCTGGACCTGAAATGGCGCGGTATGCTGCCGGTGGACCTGCTCGCCTGTAATCTTGATCAGGGGCAGCCGAATTTCCCCAAACATATCCTGCCGGAGTTCCTTAAAAAGAACGGCATCGAGCACCGGATTGAATATAAGGACACCTATTCCATTGTCACCGACAAGGTGCAGGAAAACCAGACCTATTGCTCGCTCTGTTCGCGGCTGCGGCGGGGTCATCTTTACCGCGTGGCGCGCGAAGAGGGCTGTTCGGCGCTGGTGCTTGGCCATCACCGCGAGGATATTCTCGAAACCTTTTTCATGAACCTCTTTCATGGCGGCAGGCTCGCCGCAATGCCGCCAAAGCTGCTCAATGATGAGGGCGATGTGATGGTGCTGCGGCCTTTAAGCTATTGCGCCGAGGATGATCTGGAAAAGTTCGCCGCCGCCATGCAGTTTCCGATCATTCCCTGCGACCTCTGCGGCAGTCAGGACGGCCTGCAGCGCAATATGATGAAGGCAATGCTGACCGATATTGAAAAGCGTATGCCGGGCCGCAAGGAAATCATGATCCGGGCGCTGGCCAACACCCGCCCGAGCCATCTCCTTGACCGCAACATCTTTGATTTTGCCGGTCTTGTCACAAGTGGAGCAGAAGCCAGTGCTGTTTAA